A DNA window from Hordeum vulgare subsp. vulgare chromosome 1H, MorexV3_pseudomolecules_assembly, whole genome shotgun sequence contains the following coding sequences:
- the LOC123416409 gene encoding beta-arabinofuranosyltransferase RAY1: protein MVARAQAAGSDICVLVDPEIVLLPETVTLLTDLSRISRDWLLVSTSRNISSFPYNLANNAMLEEIQADKRAADSSDRGLIFAWNNPGSPLLEGVVPSFLYGRGAHNRWLAHEVLSSETRFVFDASSLVLGLYPEDFTAKHGAGSSSSGRLPDGSWEYGVNRHLASVYGSYSHRPPGGHHSFSTLYKVVKHSEDYMLSKVQEPTFSRFFIGKEQNAHEEVGSNPWKKENNCLSDHLRSYSSEVYDVPYSLEMLLQFVADQNRSVVLGVAGASYRDMLMSWVCRLRHLGVNNFVVCALDQETYEFSVLQGLPVFRDPLSPKNVSFDDCHFGTQCFKRVTKVKSRIVLEIIRMGYNVLLSDVDVYWFRNPVQFLYSLGPATFAAQSDEHNETGPINMPRRLNSGFYYARSDSATITTMEMVVKHAAKSNSSEQPSFYDVLCGKEGVNRLGDDRCLEPSTNLTVVFLDRDMFPNGAYKGLWERHDLRSACRSLGCFIIHNNWVNGRKKKLRRQMVSGLWDYDPSSRMCLQSWGVASSFAVVE from the exons ATGGTCGCTAGAGCACAAGCTGCCGGCTCCGACATCTGCGTCctcgttgaccctgaaattgttcTGCTTCCAGAAACCGTCACATTACTGACAGATCTCAGCAGAATCAGCCGTGACTGGCTCCTCGTTTCAACGTCACGCAACATTTCCAGCTTCCCCTACAATCTCGCCAACAACGCgatg CTAGAGGAGATTCAAGCTGACAAACGGGCGGCAGATAGCAGCGACAGGGGGCTTATTTTCGCCTGGAACAATCCGGGCAGTCCATTGCTAGAAGGAGTTGTGCCTTCTTTTCTATATGGAAGAGGGGCACACAACAGGTGGCTGGCCCATGAGGTTCTGTCATCTGAAACGAGATTCGTCTTCGATGCAAGCAGTCTAGTTCTTGGGCTATACCCTGAAGATTTCACCGCAAAGCACGGCGCAGGTTCGAGTAGCAGCGGTAGATTACCTGATGGATCCTGGGAGTATGGTGTCAATCGCCATCTCGCTTCGGTTTACGGGTCGTATAGCCACCGTCCGCCAGGAGGTCATCATTCTTTTTCCACGCTGTATAAAGTAGTAAAGCATTCTGAAGATTACATGCTGAGCAAAGTTCAAGAGCCAACATTCTCAAGATTTTTCATAGGTAAAGAACAGAATGCCCATGAAGAGGTTGGTAGTAACCCATGGAAAAAAGAGAACAATTGCTTGTCTGATCATCTGCGAAGCTATTCTTCAGAAGTCTATGATGTTCCATATTCGTTAGAAATGCTCCTTCAGTTTGTAGCCGATCAGAATAGGtctgttgttcttggtgttgctGGGGCAAGTTACAGGGACATGCTTATGAGTTGGGTGTGCCGCTTGCGCCATCTCGGAGTCAACAATTTTGTAGTTTGTGCTCTAGATCAAGAGACATACGAATTCTCCGTCTTGCAG GGTTTGCCAGTTTTCAGAGATCCATTGTCACCAAAGAACGTCAGCTTTGATGACTGCCACTTTGGAACCCAGTGTTTTAAGCGGGTGACGAAGGTTAAATCGCGCATTGTTCTGGAGATTATAAGGATGGGGTACAATGTGCTGCTAAGTGATGTTGATGTCTATTGGTTTCGAAATCCAGTGCAATTCCTGTATTCTCTTGGACCAGCAACATTCGCAGCACAGTCAGATGAACACAATGAGACAG GGCCAATAAACATGCCGCGCCGACTAAACTCGGGTTTCTATTACGCCCGGTCAGACAGcgccaccatcaccacaatggagatggtaGTGAAGCACGCAGCCAAATCAAACTCGTCAGAGCAGCCAAGCTTCTACGACGTCCTGTGTGGGAAGGAGGGTGTGAACCGCCTCGGCGACGACAGATGCCTAGAGCCTAGCACGAACCTCACCGTCGTGTTTTTAGACAGGGACATGTTTCCCAACGGAGCTTACAAGGGACTTTGGGAAAGGCATGATCTGCGCTCAGCTTGCAGGAGCCTCGGGTGTTTCATCATCCACAATAACTGGGTaaacgggaggaagaagaagctgcGGCGACAGATGGTGTCTGGGCTGTGGGACTATGATCCTAGCTCCAGGATGTGCTTGCAGAGTTGGGGTGTGGCAAGTAGCTTCGCAGTGGTGGAGTAG
- the LOC123416426 gene encoding 50S ribosomal protein L33-like, which yields MGKAKRASIFIRLVSAAGTGLFYVKRKNPRRITEKLEFGKYDPRVNKHVLFTEAKMK from the coding sequence ATGGGGAAGGCTAAGCGTGCATCGATATTTATCAGGCTCGTTTCGGCGGCTGGGACTGGATTGTTCTATGTGAAGCGCAAGAATCCTCGGCGGATCACAGAGAAGCTCGAGTTCGGGAAGTACGATCCGCGTGTAAACAAGCATGTGCTATTCACGGAAGCCAAGATGAAGTGA